GGTTTTACGGTCAAATCCCTGCGCGCAAAAATCGGCATGGTTACCCAGGAAACGATTCTTTTCAACGACACAATCGCGGCCAACATCGCCTACGGCCACACGGAAGCTTCGCGCGCTTCCATTGAGGAGGCGGCCGGCCGGGCCCACGCCCACGAGTTTATCCGGGAGATGCCGGAGGGGTATGAAACCGTTATCGGCGAGAGGGGGGTGCGCCTTTCGGGCGGGCAGTGCCAGCGCCTGGCGATTGCCCGCGCCATCCTGCGCAACCCGCCAATCCTGATCCTGGACGAGGCCACCAGCGCCCTGGACACCGAGTCGGAACGTCTCGTCCAGGCCGCGCTGGACGAATTGATGCGGGGCCGGACCGTTTTCGCCATTGCCCACCGTCTTTCCACGATCATGCATTGCGATAAAATAATCGTGCTGGAAAACGGCGGGATTGTTGAAATGGGCGCGCACGAAGAACTGCTGGGGTTGAACGGCGTCTATCGCCGGCTCTATGACCTGCAGTTTGCCAATCTCCAGCCGAATGGCGTTGCGCGCGAATAACTCCAAGCAGGTCCCTTTCCTGTATACATCCGTAAACGGTTTCGGTCTGCGGCATTATGCCCGTTTTGCGGGCCGGATACGGCCGCGCGGCTCACCGTCGGCGCAGGCGGGCGAGGATGTCGCGCACATAGCGTTTTGTAGCGGGATAAGTGATGCCATCCCAGAATTTATTCGCGTCGCCGCCGTCGTTTGCCGCCCAGCGCACGGCGTTTGACCGGCCGGCATTGTATTCCGCGAGGGCATAGGGCAGGGGATTGGGCTTGTTTGTCCAGCGTGCCATTGACCGTTGCAGATACCATGACCCGGCCTGGATGTTCGTTTCCGGATTAAAGAGATCGTTTTTTTTGAAATTGACTATTCCGGATGATTGCGCCCATTCCCGGGCGGCGTTCTCGGTTACCTGCATCAGGCCGATTTCGCCGTGTCCGCCGCGGCAATTGTGCTTAAATCCGCTTTCGCGCCAGATAACCGCCCGGATTAATTCCGGGGCAAGATTGTGTTCGGCGGCGGCTTTTGCGATAATCTTGTCGTAGGCGTGCATCCGGCGCCAGCGATTGATGCCAAAGGCGGTTACAAGCGCGAGCGCCGTTATGAGGATAATCAGGCAATAAAGCCTCATTTTCTGCGTGTTTTGCATTTTAAGCACACGGCTGATATTTGCGCAGCAACGCCAGATAGGCGGCCAGGGAGAGGAGCGCCATGACGAGCATTCCGGGGTCAATATCGCGGAGCCATATTTGCGGCGAAGATGGATGAATATAAAGCGGCGCATAAACCGCGGCAGATAATACGATCTGCATAACCAGCAATGCAATCCCGAACGGGCGCGAGAACCAGAACGCGAGCAGGGCCAGTCCCGCCGAGAAAACGAGCGGGGTAAAAAGCGTGCCCTGGTGGATGAACGTGTCGGCGAACATAATCAGACACCACGCCGCAGTCGTGGCGGCGCCGGCCAGCAGACACTTGAAACCGCCCGCGGAAAGCGATGTGCGGGGGACACGCCGTGCCGCCGCAAGCAAGAGAGCGGGCAGAACCAGAAGAAGCGGCCCGAGCGAGGGGATCAGATGAAAGAACAAAGTCAGCCGCATCCAGGCCAGAAAAGAGGACACATCCATGGCAGCGGGGTGGGGCATGATAAATGGCAGGCGGGCGAGGAGGGTAACCAGGTTCATCAGTTTCTTTTTTGCGATCTCGCCGAGCGGGAGGCGTGCATAAGAATCCATGATGGTGGCGGTGATGGAACGCCCGTCCCACGGTGTTAAAGAGCCGCCGATATGCATTTTGATCAAGGCGTCGCCCGGGGGATCGTAAACTTTTTGAAATATCGTCCAGGAGAGAAGGAGAACGGCAAAAGGGACCAGCGCGGCGGCAATGATCCGGGCTGAAGGCCAGCGGCGGCAAAGGAGCGCCGCCGCCGCGATGCCGGCCAAACCAAAAAAACTGCCGCCGTGCGCGAGCATGGCCAGGCCGGAGCTGGCGCCGATGATAAGGCCGGTGGCCAGATTGTCCCGCCGGTCATCGCAACAATCCCGGAACAACAGCTCCGTCATCACAATAAACAGGAAGGGAACCGCCAGCAGTTTCGGCCAGACGAAGAAAGCGTTGACGATAAACACGGGGGCAAGGACGGCGAACGACAAAACGCCGAAAGCGGCAAGCCGTCCTGTTTTCAGTTGCCGCAAAAGTATCCATAATCCCGCCAGGGCCAGGCATTGCAGCGGAACCGCCAGGCATAAATAATGCAGATCAACGCAGTCGTTTTTTTCAGTGTCCATGAAGAGAGGCGATTGCAGGAGGACAATCCCGGTCTGCAGCGGCGGCCGGTCGCTGAAGCGCCATGTGTCCCGCCATGTTTCCACGATGGTGCGGCCGTTGTATATCTTTATCGCGCCCCAGAGCGGCAGGCATTGATCAACCGGGAGCGCGTGCGAAAAGCGATTGGTGGAGGTTCTTAACGGTTTTTCCGTCCCCCCGTATAAAAAACCGAACGAAAGAACGAAAATGCCGATGCTGGCGACAATCGCCAGCGGCCAGACCAGTTCCAGCCGCATGGGCGGTGAAAAAAGACGGCGCCGCTCTTTCACTGCGGCGAAGACCGCCAGGCCGGCGCACGCGGCTGAAAATATTTTTCCGCACAAGGGATTCGCAAAATATATCCAGAATGCAAGGTATCCGCAGAAACAGGCGAGGATTAATACCGCCGCCAGAAACCGGCCCGGCTTTTGAAAACAAGCCGGCGGCAAGAAGAGCGCCAGCGCCAGACCCGGCAGAACGAAAAGGAAAAAATGCAGACAGATCAGCCCCGCGGTAAAAAACGGGCGGTTCATGAAAACATACCAGGGTGGCGGCTCATAATTCAAAAGGGGCGCGCTGACGCCCAACCATCCTTTATCCGGTCGGGCCGAGTTGTCGCCGGCAGTCAGGCGGACCGCGCGGCCGATCCAATTCGTCTCCAGCCGCCATTGAACCAGGCGCCAGGCGGCGCCCGGGTCTTTCACGGGGCAAAATTCAATTCTTTCCCCCGTGGCTGCGTCGGCAAGCATTATGCGATTGCCCGGATGCCGGGGATAGCCGGAGATGTAAAAGAACAATTTCGGGGGAGTCGTGAATTCTGCGGAAACGAAAGCTCCCGTGGCCGCCGGCGTTGCCAGGGATGTCCATAACGGGGGCTTGCTGTCCGGATAAACGGCCGGCCAGTGAATGGCGGGATTGCCGTTGTTATCCGCAAAGGCGCCGTGGCAGAAAACGCGCTCCCGGTATTCGCGGCTGTTGCGGATTTCAGCGCGCAGTTCCCGTTCGTCCAGCCCGGCTCCGGCCATGCGTCCGGCATAAAAATCCAGACCGCTTTCGTCGGGCGCGCGGTTTAGCAGTTCCGCGTAAACATTGGAAACAATGGATTCATAACCGGCGGTTGTGGCATTTTCTTTTGAGAGCGCCGCGGGAGAAACGCACCCAAGGTAAAGCATGGCGCCGAAAAGCCCGGCAAAACAGATAAAACTCCGGCTCATCAATTTTCACCAGGGGGCGGGAGAATAAAGGGCCAGAGCGTAGATGGTTGAGTAAATATTGGCGGGAACGGCGTTTGGTCCGCCGAGCGTGAATTCTGTTTTTGCCCGGCTGGCAATGTCGTCCCCGCGTCCGCTGTTGAAAACGATTGACCACATGCCGGTTTCATAATTATACACGGCCTGGTCGTCGTATCCGTTGCCGTCGTAATCCCCGGCTGCCACCGGCAGGGTCTGTCCGAATATTCCCAGCTGGAATAAATCCATGTAAGGGACAAAGCAGTCGGTTGTCGTCAGTTTGTAAACGCAAATGCCGCGCGGCACGTCAAACGTGCGCGAGCGGTAATTACCCGGCGCCGGCAGGGAACCGGAGGATCCCCAGACATAATAATCAACATAATCACTTTTGCCGGCCATATACAGTATGGACCAGGCGGAACTTTCCATATTCGTTCCCCGGTAATAATAACACAGGTCGTCCAGACCGTCCTGGTCATAATCAAAAGGCATGGGCAGTACCGTGTAGGTCCGGGGGGTTTCCCATGGCCGGAAATCGCCAAGATATCCCCACTTGACGCTGCCCTCGGCCTGATAACTGCTTAAAAAGGCGGTCCAATAGCCGGTTTGCGGATCATAAACGGCCAAATCCGTTGTCCGGTCGCCGTCATAATCGGCCGGCACCGGCCAGCAACCCGGCCGGCCGAATATGCCGGAACCTTCCCAGCCGCTGCTGAGCTTGCCGCGCCACGTTGCGGTGGTTGTGTCAAAAACTCCGATGTCGGCTTTGCCGTCGCCGTCATAATCACCCGGCACCGGCCGGCATGCGCCGGAACCGAGGTATTCGGTGCGGATAGTGCCGCTCAATGTCTGGAAAATTTCCCATTTGCCGGAATCCGGGTAATAGACGGCGGGATCCGTGCATCCATCGCCGTCAAAATCGTTGTTGACTTTCCGCAATTCATCCGCCGATACCCGCAAAAGTCCCGGCATAATAATTACCGCGCATGCTGCCGCCAAAATCCTTGTTTTCATTTTTGTCTCCATTTCTTGCAATGCCCTTCCACTACATTAAATTAAGCATAATCCGTGCCAGGCGGCTCGTCTGATTCATATTGCATGGCCGGGCGCGCCTGAAATGTTATGCCATACTGTCTTCATCCGAATCCTGAGTGCCTTAAGAACAGCCCGTCGCCTTATGAAAGTTTCAAGCCTGTGCTTTTCGTGCGCTTAAGTTATCATTTTCTCAAAACATAGACAACAGAAAATTGGTTTAAGATTGCACAAAAGGGCAGGTTGTGATTATAGTTCTCCGATTTCCATCCGGGAGGAAAAACGCGGTTGGAAACATAAGAATGGGAGGGACGAACATGCCAGGCCGATTTATGAAGATTTTTTTTGTCCGTTATGTGCCCACGCGTTTTTACCGCGTGTTCAAACGCCATGTATTGCGGCTGGCGGATTTCCGCGCGGGCCGTTCGGGCGGGCGCAATCCTCTCATTCCCCCGGCCAGCAAGACTTTCGTCTATGGCGTTGATCCCGATTTCAAGGTCATCGGCGGCGAATTTCTCAGGCATTTCATTGAACTGGGCGGGCTCAAGCCGGAACATAAGGTGCTTGATATCGGCTGCGGGATCGGCCGGATCGCGCTTTCCCTGACCGGATACCTTTCGCCCCGCGGCGAATACCGGGGTTTTGACATAATACGCGAGGGCATCGTCTGGTGCCGGGAAAATATCACGCCGCGCTGCCCTAATTTCCATTTTGAAGCGGCGGACATTTTCAATCGGACTTACAATCCGGGCGGGAAATATTCCGCCGCGGATTTCAGTTTCCCATACCGCGACAACTATTTTGATTTTGTCTACACGACTTCCGTTTTTACGCACATGCTTCCGGCGGACATGGAGCATTACCTGGCCGAATCGGCGCGCGTGATGAAGCCCGGCGGCCGATGCATGCACACGTTTTTTATCGCCACCGCCGAGGCGCTCTCCCTCATGGCGCAGGGCCGGGCGGCTTTCAATTTTATATATGAACGCAAAGGTTATCGCACCGTGAGCAGACTGGAGCCGGAAAAAGCCGTGGCCTATGATGAGGCCGTCGTGCGCGCCCTTTACGAAAAACACGGGCTGACAATTCTTGAGCCGATCCGCTTCGGGAACTGGTGCGGACGGGAAAACTGCATCAGCGGGCAGGATGTTGTCGTGGCCGCGAAAAACTGATTCAATGCGGCCGCCCGGCCGGCTGATGGTCCACGGGGCGCTTCACTTTTCCGCAATTCCGCGGCAGGTTATGAATTGGCGGGGGCCGATCCCCATTACTTTGCGGAACTGGCGCGAAAAATAATTGCTGTCGTTAAAACCGGTTTGCAGAGCCGCTTCGGTAACGTTCATTTCTCCCTGGCGGAGCAGTTCCGCGCCGCGCATCACGCGCAAACGGATAAGATATTTAACCGGGGATAGTCCCGTGGCGGCATTGAAATGTCTGTGGAAATTGCGCGCCGACATGTGAACCGTTGCGGGCAAATCCGCCGGGCATATCGGCTTGGCGTAATTTTGCTCCATATATGCGATGGCCTCGGAGATTTTCGCCAGGGGGGGCTGGAAGTTTGCCCGGCGGTCCTCGTAATACCGGGCGAGGGAAGCGGCAATCAGCATCAAAAGCGCCTTGGCGGTGAAGGCGAACCCGGCCTTTCTTTCCTGCAATTCCCGTTCCAGGAAGCCGGTTAGATTTTGAATGTATGCCAGTTGTTTCAGGTTAAGATGCAGATGGGGCTTAAATCCGTAAAAAATTTTGGCCGGCCGGCGCGTTTCAAAGAGGGCGTGATAGCCCGGCAGGTCTTCCAGTTCCTTCAGCGGCAGGCGCAGGGGGCCCGGATAAAAAAGAACGTTGATCAGCCGGAGATTTTCAGTGTTGGAGTATCCGTGCGCGTTGTGTTTCCGGATTACAAAGACGTCGCCGGACGCGATCGGATACGATTCGTTTTCCGTGAAGTGAATGCCCCGGCCGCTTTCAATGACAACCAGCTCCATGAATTCGTGGTAATGAAAGTTTGCGGTGATCTGGCGGCTGATCCGCATGACCGCCAGGGGGAAATCGCCGAACCGCCATTGCAACAATGCCGCTTTTTTTGTCATGATTTTTTAAAACTCTCTGGCGGAATTGTGCTTGTTTTTGGCGGAATAATCAAGGCGGTATTTTTTATTTTTGCTATATTTGCTTCCGGGTTTTAAGAAAAAATCGTTTTTCGCGGGGCAAACCATGAACACGCGCGAGCGTTTCCAGGCCGTTATGAATTTTCGTCCCTTTGACCGGCTCCCGATTCTTGAGTGGGCGCCGTGGTGGGATAAAACCCTTGCGCGCTGGCGTTCCGAGGGGTTGCCGGAAAATGCGGCCGACCGTTATGCCATCTGCCGTCATTTCGGCCTGGATGTTTATTGCCAGGATTGGTTCAGAATTTACTCGCCCGGTTGTCCCGCTCCGGCCAGCCATGGCGCGGGCATCATTTCCGATGAAAATGATTATGAACGGGTCCGGCCGTATCTTTATCCCGCCAACGCCGTGGATTTGGGGATGTGGAAAAAATGGGCGGATGAGCAAAAAACAGGCCGGGTTGTCCTGTGGTTTACGGTGGATGGCTTTTTCTGGTTTCCAAGGCAGTTGCTGGGCATAGAAAGGCATCTCTACGCCTTTTACGATCAGGCCGGCCTGATGCATCGGATTAACGCCGACCTTGTGGAATGGATGTCGCGCATGATTGACGATGTCTGCTCCGTCTGCGAGCCCGACTTCATGACCTTTGCCGAGGACATGAGCTACAACAAGGGCCCGATGCTTTCAAAAGAGCATTTTGAACAGTTCGTGGCGCCGTATTACGCGCGGATCATTCCAAAACTGAAGAAACATAACGTCATTCCCATCGTGGATTCGGACGGCGATGTTTCCGTCCCGGCGGCCTGGTTTGAAGCGGCCGGCATAGAAGGCATTCTTCCCCTGGAACGGCAGGCGGGGGTTGACGTTTCGCAGTTGCGGCGGGAACATCCGGAAATGAGGTTCATCGGCCACTTTGATAAAATGACCATGAACAAGGGCGAGGCGGCCATGCGCGCGGAGTTTGAACGTTTGCTTCCCGTGGCGGCCAAAGGCGGATTCCTGCCGGCGTGCGACCACCAGACCCCGCCCGGCGTTTCCTGCAATGATTATCGGCTCTATATTTCGCTTTTCAACGAGTACGCGCGCGAGGCGGGGCTTATGTCGCAGAGCGCGGCCGGGTTGTCTTGAAACTTGAATATGACGTCAAAAGAAAGAGTGTTGACGGCGTTCGCGAGTCAGGAGCCTGATCGCGTGCCTGTCAATTATCTTGCCAACGCCGGCATAGACCGGCGCTTGAAGGAACATTTCGGACTGGGAGAGAATGACGGCGAGGGGTTGCGCCATGCGCTCGGCGTTGATTTTCGCGGGGCAGGTGCGCCGTATAAAGGCCCCAGACTGCACGCGGATATTCCTGAACGCAGCATCAAGGTGGATGATTGGGGAATTCGCCGGCGATGGATTGAGCACGAAACAGGCGGTTACTGGGATTATTGCGAATTTCCGCTGCAAAGCGCCACGGAAGATGAGGTGGCCCGATGGTCCATGCCGTCGCCGGATGATTTTGATTACAGCGTTGTGGCGGGAAATTGCCGGAAAAACCGGGAATATGCGGTCTCTGCCGGTGGACCCGGGGTCGGCGACATCATCAACAGCAACGGCATGCTGCGCGGCATGGAACAGACGCTGGTGGACCTGATAACGGACGATCCTGCGGGAATGCTGCTGGCCCGGCGCCGGACCGATATTTATCTTGAAATCATTCGCCGCACTCTTGAAGCCGCAGAAGGCGGGATTGATTTTTTATGGATGGGCGAGGATTTGGGCACGCAGATAGCGCCCATTATCAGCCTGGACTTTTATCGCCGGCAAATCCGTCCGTTGCATCAGAAGTTCGTTGATCTGGCAAAGAGCTTTGGCCTGCCGGTGATGATCCACACCTGCGGTTCCAGCAGTTGGGCGTATGAAGATTTTATCCAAATTGGCATTAAAGTTGTGGATACCCTCCAGCCGGAGGCAAAAGACATGGCTCCGGAATATCTGAAGAAAAAATTCGGCGGCCGGCTGGCGTTTCACGGCTGCATTTCCACGGCCGGTCCCGTTGCCACGGGAACAGTGGAGGATACCGCAGCCTATTGCAGGCACACGCTTGAAATCATGATGCCGGCCGGCGGGTATTGTTTTGCGCCCACGCATTCCCTGCAGGACAACTCTCCTGCGGAAAACGTGGTTGCCATGTATGAAACCGCAAAAAAGTATGGAAAATATTAATGGTGAAACCGCTGCAAAATACATGAATAAAACGTCATTGATGGAACAGGCCTGCTGGATCTGGCCCGGCGCTCTTCATGAAAATGGCAGGAACGTGTATGCTGATTTCCGGCACGATTTCCAGGTCAAGCGCCGGAAGGGAAAAGCCCGGCTGTTCATTACGGCCGACCAGTGTTACATGTTGTATTTCAACGGCGAATATGCGGGGCGCGGTCCGGCGCGCGGCTATCAGGCAAGCTGGCCATGCGATGAATTTGACCTTTCAGAATATGTCAGGCCCGGGCACAACTGGATCAGCGTGCGGGTTTACAATGCCGGTTGCAGCACCTTTCAGTATCTTCATCAGAGCGCCTGCGGCCTGATCTGCGCGGGCGAAGCGGGCGGGGTTGAAATTTTGAGCGGTGAAAAATGGCGGGGAAGACTTTCGCCCGCCAATCGCCGGGATACGGCCAGATTGAGCGTGCAGCTTAATTACCAGGAATGGATTGACGCGCGTCTTGATGATCAGGCCTGGATTAATTCGGCCCGCCGGCCCGCCGGCTGGAAATCTCCCGCGGTCAAACGCCCGTTTGGATGTATGCCCTGGCATTCCCTGGAGCCGCGCGGGATACCAAATTTAGGCCATGAAGTATTGGCATATCAGCGCCTTGCCGCGCGCGGCCTGGGCCGGGCTGATGCCCGCTCCGAAAATGACGCCAATTTGACCCTGCCCTGGTTCCGGGAGCTTGCCCGCATAAGATGGGAACGGCTGAACGCCGCCGGAGATTTTACCATTCTGCCGGCCCTCGCGAACGATGGGTTGCAGGCGGTTGTTTTTGACATGGGCCGGCCGGCTGTCGGAACGTTAATCGTGGATGCGGCGGGCGCGCGCGGCGGCGAGATTCTGGACTTTTTTTATTGCGAAGTTCTTTCGGCCGCCGGCGCGCCCGTTCTGGCCGATCCCGAAAAAGGAAGCGCTATGGCAATGTCAGGCCGGCTCATTTTACGCAAGGGAAGAACACGGCATGAGTTTTTCCAGATGATGGGGCATCGTTATGTAACGGTAATCGCGCGGAGGAACGCCGCGGCGTTGAAAATCGGCCTCCGGCTGCGGGAGACGATTTATCCGATGGCGGTCAGAGCCTTTTTTTATTCGGGCGATGAGAAACTGAACGCGATTTACGGGATTTGCAGACAGACCCAGCGGGTCTGCGCGCTGGATAGTTACGTTGACACGCCGTGGCGCGAACAGGCGCAATGGTGGGGCGACGCGCGCGTGCAGGCTCAGAACACCTTCCATTTGAGCGCCGATACCCGTCTGCTGGCCAGGGGCATTCGTTCAATCGCCCGCCAGGAGGTTCCGAACGGCCTGACTTACGGCCATGCTCCGACCGCGGCGCATGGCTGTATTCTTCCGGATTTTTCGCTGACCTGGCTCCTCACGATCTGGGATTATTATTTTCAGTCCGGAAACGTCTCGCTCTTCCATGAACAATACGCGCGGATTGAAAAAGTGCTGGATTATTTCCGCGGTGAAGGACGCTCCGCGAACGGATTGCTTCGGTTTGACCGGCGTTACTGGCTGTTTCTGGACTGGAGCGATCTTGACAAGGCCGGCAATCCGGCGCTTTTGAACTTGTGGTACGTCCTGGCGCTTGAAAAAACGGCAAAACTGGCCGGCCTCGCCAAAATGCCCGCTGAACAGCGAAAACTGGCCCGCGAATATGACGGGTTTTGCCGGAAAGTTATTGGCGCGTTCTGGGACGGCAAACTGGAAATGTTCTGCGACGGTTTGGACGAAAAAGGCCGGCGGGTTGGAAAATATTCTGTTCATGCCCAGACTTTGGCGATATTGTGCGGCCTGAAAAAGCGGCGGCACAAGGCAATGTTTGAAAAACTGCTCCTGCCTTATGCGCGCGGTAAAAATATTCCCGGATCAAAACCTTCCAGCTACTGGGTGAATTATGTGTATGAAGTTTTGAAGCGGGCCGGTTATGGCGCGGAAGCGGTGCGGCATATCCGCAAGAACTGGACGCCGATGATTCCCTCCGGCGGAACATGGGAGGTGTTTGCAAGCCGATCCGGCGTGCATTCGGTCACGCATGCCTGGGCGGCGCATCCCTTGTATCACCTGGCCGGAACCCTGGGGGGAATTCTGCAGAAAAGCGCCGGTTGGAAGGAAATAATCTTCCGGCCGGTCATTATGCCGGAATACGGGTTCATTGATTGCGCCGTGCCGACGCCGCTCGGGATAATTAAATCACGATGGGAAGCGAGCCGTAACAAAGCCGAAGTCGCGTTGGAATTGCCCGCCGGTGTCAGGGCCGGCGTGTTTCTGCCGGGCATAAAAGAACAATGCGGCGGAAAAAACAAGTGGCGGGTTGCGCTTGATAAACAGGCGTTCCCTTTTGCATAGCGCAGACTTCCGCGCGGGGCCGGGCCGATTTGCCGCGGAAGGCGGCTTGCGGCGCGGTTATTCTTTCCTGGCCTGTCCCTCTCCCTGAAATTTAGCTTGCGCCGGACCGGGCACGGTGCTAAACAATTTCCCGGTCGTTACATCGCAAATTGCAGGAAAGGCGGCGCGTATGGCGCATAATTTGATTGCCCGGAATATTGATTCGTTCAATCCGCAAAACCGCCTCGCGGCGCTGGCGGATATTTTGCGTGATTTGAATCTGCAACCGAATGCTTCCGCCGGTCCTGGCAGACTCGTTCCCGGCCTGATAAACATGCACATTCATTCCTTTTATTCCTACAATGCCCGGGGCTATTCTCCGGCGCATATCGCCCTGGAATGCCGGAGGAATAATTTTTATGCGGCCGGTCTGTGCGATTTTGACGTTCTGGACGGTCTGGAGGAGTTTTTCACGGCCGGTGAAAAGCTCGGCCTGCGCGTCGCTGTGCATCTTGAAACCCGCGCGTTTTTGCGGGAATACGCGGAAATGGATATCAATTCTCCCGGAGAGCCGGGCGTCGCTTATATCATGGGCGCCGGGTTCGGCTCGTTGCCGCCCGGAAATTCGCCGGCCGGGGAGTTTTTGCGGGAATTGCGCCGGCGGGCCAACGCGCGCAACCGCGCGCTGGTCGGAAGAATCAACGCCCGCCTGCCGGAAATAATGATTGATTATGACGCGCAAGTCCTGCCCCTTTCGCCCGGCGGATGCCCTACCGAGCGGCACATCGTGCAGGCCTACCGCGCGAAAGCGCAAGACGTTTTCGCAGACCGCGAAAAATTAACCGCATTTTGGTCAAAACTGATGCGTAAAACCGCGCCGGAAACCGCGGCGCTCCTCAATGATCCGCCGGTTATGGATGATAAAATCCGATCGCTCCTTGCAAAATCCGGCGGCATTGGATACGCGCAGCCGGATGAAAAAACGTTTCCTCCGGCCGATGATTTTATCCGCTGGGTCCTGCAGTGCGGCGCCGTTCCCATGGCAACCTGGCTGGATGGAACCAGCCGGGGCGAAACAAACATGCTGAAAATACTTGAATGTCTCCAGGCCAAAGGCGCGGCCGCGCTCAATATCATACCGGATCGAAACCACAATATAAAAAATCAGGACGAACGCCGCGTCAAACTGCAAAAATTGAACGAAGTGATATCGGCTGCCCGTAAATTGCAGTTTCCCGTAAACATCGGCACTGAAATGAACAAAAACGGACAGCTGTTTGCCGACGATCTGGATTGCGCCGCCCTGGCCGATTACCGGCATGATTTTCTGGAAGGGGCCGCGATCATGGTCGGGCAGGGCGTTTTGACCCGTTACGCCGGCTTTTCCTATTGCGGACCATCGGCGCAAAGCGAATTCGGCCGCGATACCGCGCGCAAAAACAGATTTTTTGCCCAGGCTGGTAATTTGCCGCCCTTGTCCGTCCGGCAAGCGGATTGCCTCCGGAATATGCCCCGCGAAAAGGCCTTCCTGGCCATCCGCGATTCGGCAAACCAGGGAAAGTGGCAGGTATAGCCCGCATATATGTGCGGCGTAATGTCTCTCTTGTTTTGGCCAGAGAGCGGCATATTGCCTCGCTTTCTGGTTTCCAAGCAAGCGTATTGTTATTTCCTGAATTTTGCGCGCAAAATTCAGGTGATATCTATATTGATGGACGGTTAATATTTTTTGGCATATAATCTGCTCTTTTTACAATTGAAATAAATTCTTTCCCTGCCGGATTGTTTTTTGATGGAAGTCTCAGAAGGAAAACCGAAATGGATTTAAACAAAACCACCCAGAAGGTCCAGGAAGCCGTGCAGGCGGCCCAGGCGCTGGCCGCCCGGCATGGTCATCAGGAGGTTGACGGCGAGCACTTTTTATCCGCTTTGCTGGAACAGGACGAGGGCCTGGCCCCGCGCCTCTTTGAGATTATGGGGGTCCCGGTTCCGGAACTGAAGGCGCGTGTCGCCCGTGAACTTGACAAAAGACCGCATGTCAGCGGCAGTGCGGCAGAATCCGGCAAGTTTTACGTTACCCAGCGTCTAAACCGTCTTTTTGTCAGAGCTGCCGATGAAGCCGCGCGGATGAAAGACGAATATCTCTCCGTTGAACATCTCCTGATGGCTTTCGCCGATGAGGGCAAGCCGACCCCGGCCGGAAAAATACTGCATGAGTTCGGCGTGACGCGCCAGAAACTCCTGGACGCTTTGTCGTCCGTGCGCGGCAACCAGCGCGTTACCAGCGCCACCCCCGAGGCGTCTTACGAGGCTCTCAAAAAATACGGGCTTGACCTCGTGGAACTGGCGCGCAAGGGCAAGCTGGACCCGGTCATCGGGCGCGACCAGGAAATCCGCGGCGTCATCCGCATCCTTTCCCGCAAAACGAAAAACAACCCGGTCCTGATCGGAGAGCCCGGCGTGGGAAAAACCGCCATTGTAGAGGGCTTGGCGCACCGGATTCTCCGCGGTGATGTGCCCGAAGGTTTGAAAGACCGCACGATTTTCGCGCTGGACATGACTTCCCTGCTGGCCG
The Kiritimatiellia bacterium DNA segment above includes these coding regions:
- a CDS encoding alpha-L-rhamnosidase C-terminal domain-containing protein, giving the protein MNKTSLMEQACWIWPGALHENGRNVYADFRHDFQVKRRKGKARLFITADQCYMLYFNGEYAGRGPARGYQASWPCDEFDLSEYVRPGHNWISVRVYNAGCSTFQYLHQSACGLICAGEAGGVEILSGEKWRGRLSPANRRDTARLSVQLNYQEWIDARLDDQAWINSARRPAGWKSPAVKRPFGCMPWHSLEPRGIPNLGHEVLAYQRLAARGLGRADARSENDANLTLPWFRELARIRWERLNAAGDFTILPALANDGLQAVVFDMGRPAVGTLIVDAAGARGGEILDFFYCEVLSAAGAPVLADPEKGSAMAMSGRLILRKGRTRHEFFQMMGHRYVTVIARRNAAALKIGLRLRETIYPMAVRAFFYSGDEKLNAIYGICRQTQRVCALDSYVDTPWREQAQWWGDARVQAQNTFHLSADTRLLARGIRSIARQEVPNGLTYGHAPTAAHGCILPDFSLTWLLTIWDYYFQSGNVSLFHEQYARIEKVLDYFRGEGRSANGLLRFDRRYWLFLDWSDLDKAGNPALLNLWYVLALEKTAKLAGLAKMPAEQRKLAREYDGFCRKVIGAFWDGKLEMFCDGLDEKGRRVGKYSVHAQTLAILCGLKKRRHKAMFEKLLLPYARGKNIPGSKPSSYWVNYVYEVLKRAGYGAEAVRHIRKNWTPMIPSGGTWEVFASRSGVHSVTHAWAAHPLYHLAGTLGGILQKSAGWKEIIFRPVIMPEYGFIDCAVPTPLGIIKSRWEASRNKAEVALELPAGVRAGVFLPGIKEQCGGKNKWRVALDKQAFPFA